From a single Calothrix sp. NIES-2098 genomic region:
- a CDS encoding LysR family transcriptional regulator has translation MELRHLRYFVTLAEELHFGKAAEKLHIAQPPLSQQIRQLEQELGFELFHRTKRNVQLTEAGQVFLVEVQQILQQLQQAIQAGRQTNRGEIGQLVVGFVSTAAYNILPTILKYFRSRVPGVSLELREMTTDRQLEWLREGRMDVGFIRPPVEDNTFSWEIIFQESLIVALPETHWLANQSDVSLTSLANEPFILFPRKLAPGLYDLIISLCQKAGFSPFVAQEAIQMQTIVSLVAGEMGVAIAPASLQNLQRTGVVYKNIPEATPKAAIAMIWRTNNNSPTLQKFLETVRETASSRSM, from the coding sequence ATGGAACTACGACACCTGCGTTACTTTGTCACCTTGGCAGAAGAACTGCATTTTGGCAAAGCCGCCGAAAAATTGCATATTGCTCAACCTCCCCTGAGTCAACAAATTCGTCAATTAGAGCAAGAATTAGGCTTTGAGCTATTTCACCGCACAAAACGCAACGTGCAGTTAACAGAAGCGGGACAAGTATTTCTGGTTGAAGTGCAACAAATTCTCCAGCAATTACAACAAGCAATTCAAGCTGGGCGACAAACAAATCGGGGCGAAATTGGACAGTTAGTGGTTGGTTTCGTCAGTACAGCAGCGTATAACATTTTGCCAACAATTTTAAAATATTTTCGCAGCCGCGTTCCTGGGGTAAGCCTAGAGTTACGCGAAATGACCACAGATCGGCAGCTAGAATGGCTACGGGAAGGACGTATGGATGTAGGCTTTATCCGCCCGCCTGTAGAAGATAATACCTTTAGTTGGGAAATCATTTTTCAAGAGTCGTTGATCGTAGCGCTTCCGGAGACACATTGGCTAGCAAATCAATCTGATGTGAGTTTGACATCTTTAGCTAATGAACCGTTCATTTTATTTCCCCGAAAATTAGCACCCGGACTCTACGATTTAATTATCAGTCTTTGCCAAAAAGCAGGTTTTAGTCCCTTTGTTGCTCAAGAAGCAATTCAGATGCAGACGATTGTGAGTTTAGTAGCTGGAGAAATGGGAGTTGCGATCGCTCCAGCATCTTTGCAAAACTTACAACGGACTGGGGTAGTTTACAAAAATATCCCAGAAGCTACCCCAAAAGCTGCAATTGCCATGATTTGGCGCACAAATAATAACTCTCCAACTTTACAGAAATTTCTAGAGACAGTCCGAGAAACTGCTAGTTCGCGATCGATGTAG
- a CDS encoding type 11 methyltransferase, which yields MNSISMPKHNWDTSLYEDKHAFVWQYGEDLLQLLNPKPGELILDLGCGTGQLTDKIAQTGAEVMGIDSATTMIEKARQNYPHIRFDVADAKNFQVAQPLDAVFSNAVLHWVKEAENAIASIHQALKPSGRFVAEFGGKGNIQAIATALESAIASIGISQPQTLNPWYFPSIGEYASLLEKQGFDVIYATLFSRPTPLTDKEVGLANWIEMFASAFLVGMSDEQKIQVIRKVEEALKPTLHQDGTWIADYRRIRILAIKI from the coding sequence ATGAATAGCATTTCGATGCCCAAGCATAATTGGGACACAAGTTTGTATGAGGATAAACACGCCTTCGTGTGGCAATATGGGGAGGATTTATTGCAATTACTCAATCCCAAACCAGGGGAGTTAATTTTAGATCTCGGTTGTGGAACGGGACAACTCACAGATAAAATTGCCCAAACTGGCGCGGAAGTGATGGGAATTGATAGCGCCACGACGATGATTGAGAAGGCGAGACAAAACTATCCCCATATTCGGTTTGATGTTGCTGATGCTAAGAACTTTCAAGTAGCACAGCCATTAGATGCGGTATTTTCCAACGCTGTATTACATTGGGTGAAAGAAGCAGAAAATGCGATCGCATCTATTCATCAAGCACTCAAACCTAGCGGGCGGTTTGTGGCAGAATTTGGTGGTAAGGGGAATATCCAAGCGATCGCAACAGCTTTGGAAAGTGCGATCGCATCTATTGGTATTTCCCAACCACAAACACTCAATCCTTGGTACTTTCCTAGTATTGGTGAGTATGCCAGTCTACTGGAAAAGCAGGGTTTTGATGTTATCTATGCTACCTTGTTTTCTCGTCCAACTCCTCTAACAGATAAAGAAGTAGGTCTAGCCAACTGGATTGAGATGTTTGCTAGCGCTTTTCTAGTAGGAATGTCTGATGAGCAAAAAATACAAGTTATTCGCAAAGTAGAAGAGGCTCTGAAGCCAACTCTGCATCAAGATGGAACTTGGATAGCAGACTACCGACGAATTCGCATCTTAGCTATCAAAATTTAG
- a CDS encoding multi-sensor signal transduction multi-kinase → MIPSLTGYQLDETLHYGSKTVIYRGRRETDNASVIVKTLLDKHPSLEEIARLRHEYQIIESLQIPGIVKPYELKNYQHGLALVLEDVPGCLLKEVIVNQTTSLITFLKIGINLAHTLGELHAQQIIHKDIKPHNILIDPDSGEVKLIDFSISSRLDKENPTLSNPNLLEGTLAYMSPEQTGRMNRAIDYRSDFYSLGVTLYEMLTGNLPFQANDPMELVHCHIAKMPAAPCKETVCRILGDVPEAISAIILKLLAKTAEERYQSAWGLKADLEECLFQLQTTGKIENFVPGRRDKSGNFLIPQKLYGREAEVAMLMAAFERVADGSSELMLVSGYSGIGKTSVVNEVHKPIVGARGYFIAGKFDQFKRNIPYASLIQAFQSLVQQLLTESEAQIQAWKEKLLTALGENGQVIIDVIPEVELIIGTQPSVTQLGATESQNRFNRLFGQFIGVFTNQDHPLVVFLDDLQWADSASLNLIELLMTDSDRQYLLLIGAYRDNEVSPTHPLMMSLEKIQSNDAAVNNIVLSPLQLADVEALVGDTLSDAERSQQLAELLFYKTGGNPFFLTQLLLTLHQEDLLTYDFHSGIWLWDIQDIQAIGITDLNVVELTARNIRKLSIETQQVLKLAACIGNTFNLDVLAIVNETSPLTTAAQLWSALQAGLILPLTQDYKIPLVFGQEESSGMTLTDVKVDYKFLHDRVQQAAYSLIPDEEKKATHLTIGQLLLQNTTPEARKENIFALVNQLNYGTDLLTTEIEKNELADLNLIAGQRAKAATAYESAAKYLQIGLELLASDSWKNQYDLTLTLHTEALEAAYLNGYFEEMQRLAEIVQNFATSLLDKVKVYEVQIQAYVGQNKLIDAINTGLEALKLFGVKFPETVKPSDIEQALAETASILAGKEPSDLLDLPQMTNSEKLAALRLLSSLTVAAYVGAPQLIPLVVCKQVNLCVQYGNASVSPYTYSLYGFLLCGVVGDIERGYQFGQLAVDLVSKLNAKEVSAKTYQIVFIFIKHWKEYVGDTIENLRSNYSRGLETGDLEYAAWGAFQYCSQQYLIGKQLTLVEQENVTYWDAISKIKQETVLHYHEIFWQAVLNIIGKNQNFCILQGEAYDEQKMLPQHHSSNDVLALYFVYLEKLKLCYLFGNYSQALENLNQAENYVGAAAGLITFVIFHFYDSLIGLSIYGDNLESEQQEILKRVQSNQAKMQKWAHHAPMNYLHKFYLVEAERHRVRDEKLEAIEMYDKAIALAKENEYINEEALAHELAAKFYLSWGKHSIAQTYMTNAYYAYVRWGAVAKVKDLEAKYPQLITRSSNTQKLETNYKELTQTSSTTTGGSHLFDLMTVMKASQVLSEEMVLTRLLEKMMKIAIENAGAVRGYFITKHDHEWILEAVGIIEGKDVTVVVNFEEDTDSFLLPISSFNYVERTRENLVLDNAVKDARFANDAYISTHQSKSILCLPLIHSGKFTGIVYLENNLISGAFSSERVKLLSLLSAQISIAIDNARLYSNLHTYSQELEVKNAALQASETREREKAEELQQYLYKLQQTQAQLVQTEKMSSLGQLVAGVAHEINNPVNFIFGNLNHASNYTQDVLRLLELYHKHYPSPHSEIEEEAEAIDLEFLLEDLPKLLSSMRVGADRIRNIVASLRIFSRMDEAEMKAVNIHDGIDSTLMILQHRLKTKSEHSDIEIIKHYGDLPQVECYAGELNQVFMNVLSNAIDALEESLADNEEQITIPTITICTEQVDAQQIEIRIADNGSGMSESVHKRLFDPFFTTKPVGKGTGMGLSISYQIVTEKHGGSLSCTSKPGEGAEFIIRIPVRQQAIPIQNSKFSLGKF, encoded by the coding sequence ATGATACCTTCTTTAACTGGTTATCAGCTCGATGAAACACTTCACTATGGCAGTAAAACCGTCATTTATCGCGGACGGCGAGAAACGGATAACGCCTCCGTAATTGTCAAAACTCTCCTCGATAAACATCCATCTTTAGAAGAAATTGCACGACTGCGCCACGAATATCAAATCATTGAGTCTCTGCAAATTCCTGGGATTGTTAAACCTTACGAGTTAAAGAATTATCAGCACGGTCTGGCTTTGGTATTGGAAGACGTTCCAGGTTGCTTACTTAAAGAAGTAATTGTAAATCAAACCACAAGCTTAATTACTTTCCTCAAAATAGGAATTAATTTGGCGCACACGCTTGGCGAACTCCACGCCCAACAGATTATTCATAAAGATATTAAGCCGCACAATATTCTAATTGACCCCGATTCTGGAGAAGTTAAACTGATTGACTTCAGTATCTCTTCACGACTTGATAAAGAAAATCCTACTTTGAGCAATCCTAATTTACTCGAAGGTACGCTGGCTTATATGTCGCCAGAGCAAACTGGGAGAATGAACCGGGCGATCGACTACCGCAGTGATTTTTACTCGTTGGGTGTTACTTTGTATGAAATGCTGACGGGTAATTTGCCGTTTCAGGCTAACGATCCGATGGAGTTGGTACACTGTCACATCGCTAAAATGCCAGCTGCACCCTGTAAAGAAACTGTGTGCCGTATTTTAGGAGATGTGCCAGAGGCAATTAGTGCGATTATTTTAAAGCTGTTAGCGAAAACAGCAGAAGAACGGTATCAAAGTGCTTGGGGATTAAAAGCGGATTTAGAAGAATGCTTGTTTCAGCTGCAAACTACTGGCAAGATTGAAAACTTTGTACCGGGTAGGCGGGACAAATCTGGAAATTTTTTGATTCCGCAAAAGCTGTACGGACGCGAAGCAGAAGTCGCAATGTTAATGGCTGCATTTGAACGTGTAGCAGATGGTAGCAGCGAACTCATGCTAGTGTCTGGTTATTCAGGGATTGGTAAAACTAGCGTTGTTAATGAAGTTCATAAACCGATTGTGGGTGCAAGAGGTTATTTTATTGCAGGTAAGTTCGATCAGTTCAAGCGCAATATTCCCTATGCATCCTTAATTCAAGCGTTTCAATCCTTAGTTCAGCAATTACTCACCGAAAGCGAAGCTCAAATCCAAGCGTGGAAAGAGAAACTATTAACTGCGTTGGGGGAGAACGGACAAGTCATTATTGATGTTATTCCAGAAGTCGAACTGATTATTGGGACTCAGCCATCCGTGACACAACTGGGTGCAACAGAATCTCAAAATCGTTTCAATCGCCTCTTTGGGCAATTCATTGGCGTATTCACAAACCAAGATCATCCTTTGGTTGTCTTTCTTGATGATTTACAGTGGGCAGATTCGGCATCGCTGAACTTAATTGAGTTATTGATGACAGATAGCGATCGCCAATATCTATTATTAATTGGAGCATATCGCGATAATGAAGTGTCGCCCACCCATCCGCTGATGATGAGTTTGGAGAAAATTCAATCGAATGATGCGGCGGTAAATAACATTGTGCTGTCACCGTTGCAATTAGCAGATGTGGAAGCGTTAGTTGGCGATACATTGAGTGATGCAGAACGCAGTCAGCAACTTGCAGAATTACTATTCTACAAAACTGGGGGTAATCCATTCTTCTTAACGCAACTGCTCTTAACTCTGCATCAAGAAGACTTGTTAACTTATGACTTCCACTCAGGGATTTGGCTATGGGATATTCAAGATATTCAAGCGATTGGTATTACTGACTTGAATGTTGTTGAACTCACGGCAAGAAACATTCGCAAACTCTCGATTGAGACACAACAAGTCCTCAAACTAGCTGCTTGTATTGGTAATACTTTTAATTTAGATGTTTTAGCGATCGTCAATGAAACATCACCTCTAACAACTGCGGCACAATTGTGGTCTGCCCTACAAGCTGGATTAATTCTGCCGTTAACTCAAGATTACAAAATTCCTTTAGTATTTGGTCAGGAAGAATCAAGCGGTATGACCTTAACCGATGTCAAGGTTGACTACAAGTTTTTACATGACCGAGTACAGCAAGCAGCTTATTCTTTAATTCCTGATGAAGAGAAAAAAGCAACCCATCTAACAATTGGTCAATTACTGCTGCAAAATACTACACCAGAAGCACGAAAAGAAAATATTTTTGCGCTAGTCAACCAACTCAATTATGGGACTGATTTACTAACAACTGAAATAGAAAAAAACGAACTAGCAGACCTTAATTTAATAGCAGGTCAAAGAGCTAAAGCAGCAACAGCTTATGAATCGGCTGCCAAATATTTGCAAATAGGTTTAGAACTGTTGGCATCTGATAGCTGGAAGAATCAGTATGATCTGACATTAACACTGCATACCGAAGCATTAGAGGCGGCATATCTCAATGGTTACTTTGAAGAAATGCAGAGATTGGCTGAAATAGTGCAAAACTTTGCCACCTCGCTACTGGACAAAGTGAAGGTATACGAAGTTCAGATTCAAGCTTATGTGGGACAGAATAAGCTAATTGATGCGATTAATACAGGACTAGAAGCCTTAAAGCTGTTTGGGGTGAAGTTTCCCGAAACAGTGAAACCTTCAGATATTGAGCAAGCATTAGCGGAAACGGCATCCATTTTGGCTGGGAAAGAACCTTCGGACTTGCTCGACTTACCTCAAATGACTAACTCTGAAAAATTAGCAGCGTTGAGGCTACTGTCAAGTTTAACTGTTGCCGCCTACGTAGGCGCTCCACAACTCATCCCTCTAGTAGTGTGTAAACAAGTCAATTTATGCGTCCAATATGGCAATGCTTCTGTGTCTCCCTATACATATTCCCTTTATGGTTTTCTTTTGTGTGGGGTTGTGGGAGATATCGAACGCGGCTATCAGTTTGGTCAATTAGCTGTAGATTTGGTTTCAAAATTAAATGCTAAAGAAGTTAGTGCCAAAACATACCAAATAGTATTTATATTTATAAAACATTGGAAAGAATACGTTGGCGATACCATAGAAAATTTACGGTCAAATTACTCTAGGGGTTTGGAAACTGGAGATTTGGAATATGCTGCTTGGGGTGCATTTCAATATTGCTCTCAACAATATTTAATAGGCAAGCAACTAACTTTAGTTGAACAAGAAAATGTAACCTATTGGGATGCCATTAGTAAAATTAAGCAAGAAACAGTGCTTCATTATCACGAAATCTTTTGGCAAGCTGTCTTAAATATAATAGGCAAAAACCAAAATTTCTGCATTTTACAAGGTGAAGCTTATGATGAGCAGAAAATGCTTCCCCAGCACCACTCAAGCAACGATGTTTTAGCACTTTATTTTGTATACTTAGAAAAACTAAAGCTTTGTTATCTGTTTGGAAACTACTCCCAAGCCCTGGAAAATCTTAATCAAGCAGAAAATTATGTGGGTGCAGCAGCAGGGCTGATAACTTTTGTTATTTTTCATTTCTACGATTCTTTGATCGGGCTGTCGATATATGGCGATAATCTAGAGTCTGAGCAGCAGGAGATTCTTAAGCGCGTACAAAGTAATCAAGCAAAAATGCAAAAATGGGCGCATCATGCCCCAATGAATTATTTGCATAAATTCTATTTAGTAGAGGCAGAACGGCATCGGGTAAGGGACGAAAAATTAGAAGCGATTGAGATGTATGATAAAGCGATCGCACTTGCTAAAGAAAACGAATACATCAACGAAGAAGCATTAGCCCACGAACTTGCAGCTAAATTTTATCTATCGTGGGGTAAACATAGCATTGCGCAAACTTATATGACTAATGCCTACTACGCCTATGTTCGTTGGGGGGCTGTTGCTAAAGTCAAAGATTTAGAAGCAAAATACCCGCAATTAATTACGCGCTCCTCAAACACACAAAAGCTAGAAACAAATTACAAAGAACTGACTCAAACAAGTTCGACTACTACTGGAGGCTCCCACCTTTTCGACTTGATGACAGTGATGAAAGCTTCACAGGTGTTGTCAGAAGAAATGGTGCTAACTCGCCTGCTCGAAAAAATGATGAAAATTGCCATCGAAAATGCTGGTGCTGTCCGAGGATACTTTATTACCAAGCACGACCATGAATGGATTTTAGAAGCGGTGGGAATTATTGAAGGCAAAGATGTTACCGTTGTTGTTAATTTTGAAGAAGACACAGATTCGTTCTTACTTCCTATCTCTTCATTCAACTATGTAGAACGAACCAGAGAAAATTTAGTATTAGACAATGCTGTCAAAGATGCTCGCTTTGCCAACGATGCTTATATTAGTACTCACCAATCTAAATCTATTTTGTGTTTACCGCTAATTCATTCTGGTAAGTTTACTGGTATTGTTTACCTAGAAAATAATCTAATCTCTGGTGCTTTTTCTTCAGAACGAGTGAAGCTACTGAGTCTATTGAGTGCCCAAATTTCGATTGCAATTGATAACGCCCGTCTTTACAGCAATCTCCACACTTACTCACAAGAGCTTGAAGTTAAAAACGCAGCTTTGCAAGCATCAGAAACGCGCGAACGAGAAAAAGCTGAAGAACTTCAACAATACCTATATAAACTACAACAAACCCAAGCTCAACTTGTGCAGACCGAAAAAATGTCAAGCTTAGGGCAACTAGTAGCAGGTGTTGCTCACGAAATCAACAATCCAGTTAATTTTATCTTTGGTAATCTCAATCACGCTAGCAATTACACTCAAGATGTACTGAGATTGTTGGAACTGTACCATAAACATTATCCATCTCCTCATTCAGAGATTGAGGAAGAAGCGGAGGCGATCGATCTAGAATTTCTGCTGGAAGATTTGCCCAAGCTACTTTCTTCTATGCGCGTGGGAGCAGATCGGATTCGCAACATTGTCGCTTCTCTACGCATCTTCTCACGCATGGACGAAGCTGAGATGAAAGCGGTGAATATTCACGATGGCATTGACAGCACGCTGATGATTCTGCAACATCGCCTGAAAACGAAGTCAGAGCATTCCGATATTGAGATTATCAAACATTATGGCGACCTGCCCCAAGTGGAATGCTATGCAGGGGAATTGAACCAAGTGTTTATGAATGTTTTAAGTAATGCGATCGATGCTTTAGAGGAGTCATTAGCGGACAATGAAGAACAAATTACTATCCCAACTATTACAATTTGCACTGAACAAGTTGATGCTCAACAAATCGAAATCCGCATTGCAGACAATGGTTCGGGTATGTCAGAGTCAGTTCACAAACGCTTGTTCGATCCCTTCTTCACTACAAAACCTGTAGGCAAAGGAACGGGTATGGGCTTATCGATTAGCTATCAAATTGTCACTGAGAAACATGGTGGTTCGCTATCTTGCACTTCAAAACCTGGCGAAGGAGCAGAATTCATTATCCGCATTCCAGTCCGCCAGCAAGCCATACCAATTCAAAATTCAAAATTCTCTCTTGGAAAGTTCTGA